Genomic window (Helianthus annuus cultivar XRQ/B chromosome 3, HanXRQr2.0-SUNRISE, whole genome shotgun sequence):
aatgacatattcgtcgttttataaaacgtcatattttaaaagttatacaagaaaaacgagttaagcagctgaattaatatatataagcaagcaagctagcaggtcaagcaggtaggtaggcacgtcaattgaatcccagagatttgaggtgcctgcttgcttgctttaaataagagtctcagtagtttgtttaggtaccagtttctttaacgggaatgctctagtatagagaatcctgagtatacgataccccgttggatgttgttagtagtcgtttttggagcgcgagtaggagcaggagtagggaaacgCTACATCAACGTGTCGTAGATAATTTTGtggtatactctcgtttaagtttatgtttagttatttattatttatttttagtagttaatattagctttattattagtaataatatattagtagtagtagtgttagtattagttttaggtactagggttattgtcaggggcgggtattgggtagcctagccttagttaggcatggactgatcacccatgcttaaacaaggtagggttaaccaatatccaaccatgataatgactagttaggtgtaccattacctaacctaggattatgtaattgtgtcaggaccttgagacataacccagtattactagcggctgttaagaaattgctaatcaggtgagtcatcatacttgtcttttaaactgtgatagtgtactcgtccataactggtaataaggagaatgctgcagtatgcatgtgtcagtaggggtatatgggatcctattatgcttaatgaggtgtgtcactctgggaagggtaataaggtgttgtacccacaggcacttcgtgcttataaggtccagcgacacacactcatacctatgtgacggccgtagggggacatagctggaggaccagtatgtctcttgtacagtggtttgtgacaagtcaaatgtgacctataaggttcaatgaggcccaacctgactataatgtggtcacatgcccatattatgtatgcatataatgtaaactgtggtctgtctttataaaaattgtatagtatgagctcaccagtatatatctgacgtcgttttaagtatacttatctcaggtgagtcatgaggaaagctataggaaatacttgacagttgtggagttttagaagatcaaggagttcttagttgccaaaagattgtaaataaataaagtgtgtACTCAGaatattataagttttaatgaaagtttagtttgtttccgctgtaagtgCATCAATTGTGCATaatcacccgggttacggggtgggtgttacagttggtatcagagcccgagGTTTTAGCGAATTAGGTATTGCATGAATGCCTAAGCTTTAACCAGTAGTTCTCTAAAGATTAAATAGCACACTCAGACTAGGCCAAATAACATGTTCTCAGAAAAAGTACTTGCATTGTCAGTTGAGTGACGCTAGAAGAAGTAAACTATATTGTGCCTTTCTATGTGCTATATATATACACGTATAGATATATCTCTATGTGATGTATATAGTTGTTATATTATAATGATGTATCATACATACTAGTAACTCTTTATACTCATATTCCTATAGGAAGGAGACAATGTCTGAACATAGAGATGAACAAGGGTCTAGAAATAATCAGAATAACAGAAGGAGAGAGGAAGATTCTTATAGGACTCGAACTCCCTCTCATAGTGTCAGGTCTCGGTCTAGTACAAGCGCGCGTCTAAATACTGAGGATATCTACAATATAGCTGTGGAAGTGGCTAAGGTAATGAAGAATGCACAAACCGGTAATGTTAACCAATCTAGAGAACGACATGAAGAAAGCTCAGCAGCCTCCACGCCAGTACAAAGGAAAGGAATGGGCGAAAGGAAAAACACTATTGCAACCATGCCACTAGAAGGAAAAGGTGAATATTCCAAATCAAAGGAATGTACTTATAAGCACTTCATGTCTTGTAAACCTCAGTCCTTTGACGGAAGAAAGGGAGCACTAGAAGCTCAAGACtggctcaacagaatggagtcagtATTAGACATATGTGAGTGTGATGACCGCAACAAAGTACGGTTCGCCGTACATATGTTTGAAACTGAAGCCCTTCACGGGTGGAACATTGTGGTCCGAACAGAGGGAAAAGAAAAGGTTAAGGAGATGAAGTGGGAGGAGTTTATTCATAAGTTTCTTGCTAAGTATTGTCCTCCCAGTGAGACTGAGCAACTGGAAGTGGAATTCTTTCAGttaaaaatgggaaataaaacctaTCGAGAGTATGTTTCTCGTTTCAACGACATATCTCGACTGGTTTCTTATTTAGCATTGACCGAGGAACAACTGATCAACAGGTTTATTTGGGGTCTACCCTCTGAAATGAGGGTGTTTATCAAATCCAAATTCCCCCAAGACTTTTGCAGAAACTGTTGAGGCTGGCGCCGTCATGGCTGCCGAGATGATTCTGCGGTAGGCTGAATCTCCCGCACCAAAAAGGAAGTGGGAAGAAAGAAAGGGGGACACCCGGAATAACAACTTTAAAAGGCCTAAAACATTTCCTCAATGTCAAATTTGCAAACGCTTTCATACAGGGGAATGTAGTTTTCCTTGTCCAAATTGTAAAAAGACGGGTCATGCTCTTCAAGAATGCAAGGAAAAGAAGaagtgtttcaaatgtggagacccTAACCACATGAGATCTGAATGTTCCGAACTTAAAAGAAATGATAGGACACAACCAAATCAGCCAAAAGGGCGGGCATTTGTACTCATTACAGAAGAAGCCAAGACCAATACAGACGTTATCATGGGTACGTATctcgtaaatgatgtatatgcgcgtgtgttatttgataccggtgcaaATAGAAGTCTAGTGTCGACTACCTTTAGACCTTACTTGAACCAGGCGTCCCAAACCCTTGATCATGCCTTTACAGTAGAAATGGCTGATGGAAGTCAAAGAGAGATAGTTGACATAGTTAAGAATTGTAAAATAAGCTTAAACAACCATGTTATCCCTATAGACCTAATGCCTATGGAACTTGGAGAATTCGAAATAGTCATAGGAATGGACTGGTTGACACCATATCATGCGGAAGTTATATGTCACAAAAGGATCGTCCGACTCCGATTACCCAACGGCAAACAACTAACTGTATCGGGAGACCGCACTGACAAGACTAAGAACCTCATCACGATAGCACAAGCACATAAATGCCTAAGGAAAGGGTATGTTGCCTTTCTAGCATATGTCGTAAACACTACAGAAAAGCAGAAGGTCGAGAACGTGCCAGTAGTACGAGAATACCCTGAAGTGTTTCCCGATGAGCTCCCGGGACTACCATCGGATAGACAGgttgagtttcgcattgaccTAGTTCTCGGTACATCACCGATTGCTAAGTTGCCGTACAGACTAGCCCCAACAGAAATGCAAGAACTCTagaagcaactacaagagttgcttgacaaggggtttatccaacctagttcgtcgccatggggagcacccatcttgtttgtcaagaagaaagatgggacgatgcgcatgtgcatcgattatagagacttgaataaagccactataaagaataaataccctttgcccaggatcgacgacttgtttgatcaattacaaggggcaagctatttctctaaaatagacttgAGGTCTAGATACCACCAAGCGAAAGTTGCATCAGAAGACATACCTAAGACTGCcttcaggactaggtatggttattatgaatttttggtaatgccatttggattaaccaacgcacctgcagtgttcatggacctcatgaacagggtttgtaaaccttacctcgataagtttgtgatcgtttttattgacgatatccttatctactctaagaacgaGGTAGAACATGAACAACACCTGAGAGCAGTCCTTGAAGTGCTCAAGAAAGAAAAACTCTATgcaaagttctctaagtgtgaattttggatacgtgaggtgcaattcctaggccacgtgataaatgaatgtggaatacaagttgaccctgcaaagatcgaggcCATCAAGAAATGGGAAGTACCGAAGAATCCCACTGAAATCAGAAGATTTCtcgggttagcaggatactatagaaggtttattcaagacttctcaaagattgcaacaCCATTAACCACACTAACCCAGAAAGCCTCTAAGTTaattggggacctaaacaagaagaagcctttaacacGTTAAAGCATAAGTTATGTAGTGCCCCAATACTGTCACTTCCTAAGGGAATAAAAGATTTCgccgtctactgtgatgcatctcactatggtatgggatgtgtactcatgcaaagaggcaaagtgattgcctacgcctctagacatttgaagattcatgaacggaactacataacccatgatttggaacttggtgccatagtgttcgcattgaaaatttggaggcactatctttacggtacaaagtgcactatctatagtgaccataaaagtttaaaacacatatttgagcagaaggagctcaatatgtgtcagagacgatggatggagttattaagtgattacgactgtgagatccaataccatccaggtaaggcaaaCATAGTAGCAGATGCTCTAAGTAGAAAAGAGAAACCTCAACCAATAAGAATTCGTGCAACCAGAATAGAGGTTAGAACTAGTCTCTTAGATCAAGTTAATAATATACAACAAGAAGCCTTAAAAGAGAATCATATTGTAAAAGAAAGAATGATtgggagactgaagctactgacaatgggaaatgataatatccttaggttcaacaataggatatgggttcctaattTTGGAGGACTACAGGATACAatcttagaggaagctcataagtctaagtattccattcaccctggcagtcacaagatgtataaggatttaaggagagattattggtggccaggaatgaagCGATCTATTGCCCATTATGTGGAAAAGTGCCTTACATGCCTTAAGgtgaaggcagaacatcaaaaaccctctggatacttgcaacaaccagagatccccgaatggaaatgggagaaaatcaccatggattttatcacgaagCTCCCAAGGTCAAGTCACGGCTATAatacgatttgggtaatagtggacagactgaccaagtctgcacacttcgtgCCAATTCGTGAGGACTATAAGATGAACAAGCTAGCTCAAATTTACATCAAAGAAATAGTCTCGCGACATGGGGTGCCTGTATCGATcatatcagatagagatagtcgtttcacatctaaattatggcaaagtttccaacaagagttgggaaccaagcttaatctaagcactgcatatcatccttaGACGGATAGGCAGAGTGAAcggactattcagacattagaagatagGCTTCtggcttgtgtaattgattttggtggaagttgggacactcatctACCACTTATTGAATTCacctacaataatagttatcacgcCAGTATCAAAGCTGCACCTTATgaagctttatacggaagaaggtACCGAACTCCTATCTGTTGGACGGAAGTAGGGGAAagtcaactatcaggaccagaaatcattGTGGAGACCACAGAAAAGATCCAGCAAAtaaaagaaaggatgaaaagtgctcaagatcgacaaaagagttatgcagatcagAGGCGTAAACCCCTAGAGTTCCAACTAGGGGATAAAGtaatgcttaaggtatcacctctgAAAGGAGTGATTCGGTTTGGAAAGAAGGGAAAGTTGAAACCCCGATACATTGGGTCGTTTGAAGTAACAAGCAAagtaggaccagtagcttatcggctaaaacttcctgaacagctggcaggaatacataatactttccatgtatcaaatttaaGGAAGTGCCTAGTGGACGAAGCCCAACAAATACCCCTGGAAGACGTATAGGTTGACGAAAAGCTCAACTTCATTGAAGAACCACTACAAATCGAAGATAGGAAAGTTTAAAAGTTACGCAAGAAGGAAATCCtgttagtcaaagtcaagtggaacgcACGTCATGGACCCAACTTTACATGGGAACTAGAAAACATAATGAAAGATAAGTACCCTCATCTTTTTAAGTAATGACAAATTTCGAGGATGAAATTTTTGTAAGGAGGGAAGGATGTAATACCCCGAATCTTAATGTGCTggttataaacgtgtgaaatatgtaatttatatttcatatattgttaaacgagtaagatgattgtgtgaaaggtgaaatatcttgacaaaccttggctaatataggagactgttaatattaataattaaatatattattttatttaccttactccgtttttaatgaaacttaggataaaacgtagataaaaaatatgctcgttctaatgacatattcgtcgttttacaaaacgtcatattttaaaagttatacaagaaaaacgagttaagcagctgaattaatatatataagcaagcaagcttgcaggtcaagcaggtaggtaggcacgtcaattgaATCATAGAgatttgaggtgcctgcttgcttgcttgctttaaataagagtctcagtagtttgtttaggtaccagtttctttaacgggaatgctctggtatagagaatcctgagtatacgataccccattgggtgttgttagtagtcgtttttggagcgcgagtaggagcaggagtagggaaactctacatcaacgtgccgtagatagttttgaggtatactctcgtttaagtttatgtttagttatttattatttatttttagtagttaatattagctttattattagtaataatatattagtagtagtagCGTTAGTGTTGGTTTTAGGTACAAGGGTTATTGTCAagggcgggtattgggtagcctagccttagttaggcatggactgatcacccatgcttaaacaagctagggttaaccaatatccaaccatgataatgactagttaggtgtaccattacctaacctaggattatgtaaatgtgtcaggaccttgagacataacccaatattactagcggctgttaagcaattgctaatcaggtgagtcatcatacttgtcttttaaactgtgatagtatactcgtccataactggtaataatgagaatgctgcagtatgcatgtgtcagtaggggtatatgggatcctattatgcttaatgaggtgtgtcactctgggaagggtaataaggtgttgtacccataggcacttcgtgcttataaggtccagcgacacacactcatacctatgtgacggccgtagggggacacagctggaggaccagtatgtctcttgtacggtggtttgtgataagtcaaatgtgacctataaggttcaatgagccccaacctgactataatgtggtcacatgaccatattgtgtatgcatataatgtaaacggtggtctgtctttataaaaattgtatagtatgagctcaccagtatatatctgacgtcgttttaagtatacttatctcaggtgagtcatgaggaaagctataggaaatacttgacagttgtggagttttagaagatcaaggagttcttagttgccaaaagattgtaaataaataaagtgtgtACTCAGaatattataagttttaatgaaagttcagtttgtttccgctgtaagtgtatcaattgtgcataatcacccgggttacggggtGGGTGTTACAGATGGGAAGGAAAATGTGGTGCTggatttacttgggaactcgagagtgataTGAAGACCAAGAATCCATACCTGTTCTACGTTGCATCTACCTAAATTTCGgcacgaaattccctaaaggaagggagactgtaacgccctgcttctttgtactttccatttatagcaagtcttgttcgtatttctatttttggaagtcttTGTGTTCTTGTAATTGCTCTTTCTTTGTATCGTTGAAAAAATCTGAGACTTTGATCGTAATAAAATTCGTTATTTCATACAAGTTACATATTTGTGCATGCTtatacatgttgcaatacttggGTTATACGTTACCAATCTCGAGTGCATATGCGCAACCGATACCCGACATACTGGTACTCATAACTTATACGTGCTTGTTAACTATTAAATACGCGGTTAAATTCCGATAATAATAtcataataattataataattctTATATAATAATAACTAGATTTAAAGCCCCGCCGCGTTGCGGCCGGGGGGCTTTACAAATCAAGGcgcaatttatacaaacaaattATAATCACTATCTAATAACACTGATCGTGTAAAAGGGTTATTATGTTAGCCTTACAATTCCTTAAAGCGAGCTCTTGGAGTCCCTTGTACTTCCTTTATGTTAGCCCTTGGTTCGCCTCTTTAACATCTCTAGTGCAGCCGTAAGCTGATCCATAGTAACCATATTTAGCCCTTGGTTCGCCTCTTTTAACATCTCTAGTGCAGCCCAGAGCTGATCCATAGGAACCATATGACCCGCACCACGAACCTTGAGGAAGTTAAGTGGCCCATAGCTTTTAAATAAGCCTATCTCTCTTCCATAAACTTCAAAAGGGACTTCAGGATAGGCGTTAAACTATTCTTTTCCTTTCCCTTTTCCTTTCCATAGCAAGAACCCATATCGAATTTCCTACACCGCAACCGAAACAAAGTAAATAAAAAGTATTCATGATTTTATTAGTGTCTAATGAATGAACACTAACCGAGCCATTTGCAGATGAGGTTAATTCTCCAATATATACAACCAACTTAATTCCTTCTTCAAGAAGATCAGGAATGCCAACCTCAAGATTTCTCACACAATCCATAAGCAAAGCCTCATACACGCTTGTGCTACAAGATACAAATTGTATATCTCCTACCCGCTATGTGTGTAATATAATTCTATACAAGATACAAACTCTATATCTCATCATCAAATGTATGTAATATAATTCTATACTTATATTAAACGGAAGGCACTTTAGTAATGCCATTCCCAGCACAACACTTTTGACTCTTGGTCAAAGATTTACGCTTACCTTTTTTGCTCTAATTCCAAGTTTACTACAACACACCAGTATATCTAAATTTGTTTTAACAACCTGATaaaaatgttataaaataaaattttcctTCATATTTTAGAATTGTCCTTCATATTTAAAATTGCCTTTCATGTTTAAAATTGTCCTCCTACCTTCGCTTACTTACAGTAAGCGAAACAAATTTAATATGAGTTGTTTAAgaagatttttaataattataTGACTGATGAAAAAAAACAATCATTCTATATTCTATTGGAGCCACTTAAACAGTTACTGTCCCAAAAAGTTCAGCAACATCATGAAATTGCCCATCATTATCATCACAATTAATAGTCACATGGCTCTTTACAGGCTGCAGAAGAACCAAACATCCAAACACTTTGTTAGCGTAATATCCATGTGATGACCCGTTTGCCTTACAATCAATTGTTGTATAAGTACCAAATATTTTTTACAGCCCAACTCGAAGGAGTAATAACTGAAATTGGTTCATTTCTCAACTATATATGATAAGATGTAAAGTTGCAAACTTGCAGGATCTGAGCAACAAACGAAAGCCTAAAAAGAATTAAACGGCTACAATAATTAACTGGTCGAAAGAAAGAATTTTTATATGGTC
Coding sequences:
- the LOC118490390 gene encoding uncharacterized protein LOC118490390 encodes the protein MSEHRDEQGSRNNQNNRRREEDSYRTRTPSHSVRSRSSTSARLNTEDIYNIAVEVAKVMKNAQTGNVNQSRERHEESSAASTPVQRKGMGERKNTIATMPLEGKGEYSKSKECTYKHFMSCKPQSFDGRKGALEAQDWLNRMESVLDICECDDRNKVRFAVHMFETEALHGWNIVVRTEGKEKVKEMKWEEFIHKFLAKYCPPSETEQLEVEFFQLKMGNKTYREYVSRFNDISRLVSYLALTEEQLINRFIWGECSFPCPNCKKTGHALQECKEKKKCFKCGDPNHMRSECSELKRNDRTQPNQPKGRAFVLITEEAKTNTDVIMGTYLVNDVYARVLFDTGANRSLVSTTFRPYLNQASQTLDHAFTVEMADGSQREIVDIVKNCKISLNNHVIPIDLMPMELGEFEIVIGMDWLTPYHAEVICHKRIVRLRLPNGKQLTVSGDRTDKTKNLITIAQAHKCLRKGYVAFLAYVVNTTEKQKVENVPVVREYPEVFPDELPGLPSDRQVEFRIDLVLGTSPIAKLPYRLAPTEMQEL